The following are encoded together in the Oreochromis aureus strain Israel breed Guangdong linkage group 18, ZZ_aureus, whole genome shotgun sequence genome:
- the LOC116331628 gene encoding integrin beta-1-like, translated as MDLRLLLIAALSAALSGSWAQQDGSICIKANAQSCGECIQVSEICGWCTDETFLSEGESKSARCDDVNYLKKKNCNNIENPRGRTDVVQNKSVTIRNKDGNIKLKPEEITQIQPQKLKVTLRSGEPQTFDLKFKRAEDYPIDLYYLMDLSFSMKDDLENLKNLGTDLRREMQEITSDFRIGFGSFVEKTVMPYISTTPARLINPCSNNENCTSPFSYKNVLKLTSNGEKFNELVSKQQISGNLDSPEGGFDAIMQVAVCEEQIGWRNVTRLLVFSTDAGFHFAGDGKLGGIVLPNDGKCHLENDVYSMSHYYDYPSIAHLVQKLSDHNIQTIFAVTEEFQPVYQELKNLIPKSAVGTLSSNSSNVIKLIIDAYNSLSSEVILENSKLPEGVSISYKAFCKNGVQGTEDNGRKCTNISIGDEVSFKISIESQKCPSGGKPEVITVKPLGFNEEVSIELNFICDCECAKKGEPNSPKCHGGNGIFECGACKCNEGRIGRECECSKDEVRSDDLDANCRKPNSTDICSNNGECLCGTCECKKRENPAEVYSGKYCECDNFNCDRSGNLLCGGHGRCECRKCICDANYTGNACECSLDESTCLAKNGQLCNGRGKCECGICRCEDPKFQGPTCEVCPTCPGVCTEHKDCVQCRAFGDGEKKEMCQKECSYFNLIKVKERKDLPQPTDQSFPLTHCKEKDANDCWFYYTYAITKNSTKEVFVVEKLDCPSGPDIIPIVAGVVAGIVLIGLALLLIWKLLMIIHDRREFAKFEKEKMNAKWDTGENPIYKSAVTTVINPKYEGK; from the exons ATGGACCTGAGGTTACTTTTAATAGCAGCATTATCAGCAGCCCTCAGTGGCAGCTGGGCACAGCAAG ATGGAAGCATATGCATCAAGGCAAACGCGCAGTCGTGTGGGGAATGCATCCAGGTCTCCGAGATCTGTGGATGGTGCACAGATGAA aCGTTCCTCTCAGAGGGTGAGTCCAAATCAGCCCGCTGTGATGATGTGAACTacctgaagaagaaaaactgcaaCAATATTGAGAACCCCCGCGGCAGAACTGATGTCGTCCAGAACAAAAGTGTCACCATTCGCAACAAGGATGGGAACATAAAACTCAAGCCTGAGGAGATCACACAGATACAGCCTCAGAAACTCAAAGTGACGCTCAGATCTG GTGAGCCACAGACTTTTGACCTGAAATTCAAGCGTGCTGAGGATTACCCCATCGACTTATATTACCTTATGGACCTCTCGTTCTCCATGAAAGATGATTTGGAAAATCTGAAGAACCTTGGCACTGACCTCAGGAGGGAAATGCAGGAGATCACATCAGACTTCAGGATAG GTTTTGGCTCCTTTGTGGAGAAAACGGTCATGCCTTACATCAGCACCACACCCGCCAGGCTAATCAACCCCTGTTCCAACAACGAGAACTGTACGAGCCCCTTCAGCTACAAGAACGTCCTGAAGCTCACCAGCAACGGAGAGAAGTTTAACGAGCTGGTCAGTAAACAGCAGATCTCAGGAAACCTGGACTCTCCAGAAGGGGGGTTTGATGCCATCATGCAGGTGGCAGTCTGTGAG GAGCAAATTGGCTGGAGGAACGTGACTCGTCTGCTGGTGTTTTCCACTGATGCTGGTTTCCACTTCGCTGGGGACGGCAAGCTGGGCGGCATCGTCCTCCCCAACGATGGGAAGTGTCACCTGGAAAACGACGTGTACAGTATGAGCCACTACTAC GACTATCCCTCTATTGCTCACCTGGTCCAGAAGTTGAGCGATCACAACATTCAGACCATCTTTGCTGTAACTGAGGAGTTTCAGCCTGTTTACCAG GAGTTGAAAAATCTTATCCCCAAATCAGCTGTCGGCACGCTTTCCTCCAACTCCAGTAATGTCATCAAACTCATCATTGATGCCTACAAT tcTTTGTCATCTGAGGTGATTCTGGAGAACAGCAAGCTGCCCGAGGGCGTTTCTATCTCGTACAAAGCCTTCTGTAAAAACGGTGTGCAAGGAACAGAGGACAACGGCAGGAAGTGCACTAATATCTCCATTGGCGACGAG GTGTCTTTTAAGATTTCTATTGAATCTCAGAAGTGTCCTTCAGGTGGCAAGCCTGAGGTCATTACAGTGAAACCGCTGGGCTTCAATGAGGAGGTGTCGATAGAACTCAATTTCATCTGTGACTGTGAATGTGCCAAAAAGGGAGAGCCCAACAGTCCGAAGTGCCACGGGGGAAACGGGATTTTTGAATGTGGGGCCTGCAA ATGTAACGAAGGACGTATTGGGCGTGAATGTGAGTGCAGCAAAGACGAAGTCCGGTCAGACGACCTGGATGCCAACTGCAGAAAACCCAACAGTACAGATATCTGTAGCAACAATGGCGAGTGCCTCTGTGGCACCTGCGAATGCAAGAAGCGGGAGAATCCCGCAGAAGTCTACAGTGgcaagtactgtgagtgtgACAACTTCAACTGCGACCGATCTGGCAACTTGCTCTGTGGAG GACATGGACGCTGTGAATGCAGGAAGTGCATCTGTGACGCTAACTACACAGGCAATGCCTGTGAATGTTCCCTGGATGAATCCACCTGCCTTGCCAAGAACGGGCAGCTCTGTAATGGCCGCGGTAAATGTGAGTGTGGAATCTGCAGATGCGAAGACCCCAAATTCCAGGGTCCGACATGTGAGGTCTGTCCGACCTGCCCCGGTGTCTGCACTGAGCACAA AGATTGTGTGCAGTGCAGAGCATTTGGGGATGGCGAGAAGAAGGAGATGTGCCAAAAGGAGTGCAGCTACTTCAACCTAATAAAGGTGAAGGAGCGTAAAGATCTACCTCAGCCCACAGACCAGAGCTTCCCCCTGACCCACTGCAAAGAGAAGGATGCCAACGACTGCTGGTTCTACTACACCTACGCCATCACCAAGAATTCCACCAAGGAAGTCTTTGTGGTAGAGAAACTGG ACTGCCCGTCAGGACCTGACATCATCCCCATCGTGGCAGGTGTGGTAGCGGGCATTGTGCTCATCGGCCTCGCACTACTGCTCATCTGGAAACTGCTCATGATCATCCACGACCGCCGAGAGTTCGCCAAGTTTGAGAAGGAAAAGATGAACGCCAAATGGGACACG